The genomic DNA CCGGCAAGGCAAGTGCGCGAAAGTCACAACCCCCACAGGGAAACCCGCTCTGCTCGGCGGATCAAACGTGATCAGACCGTCGTTGGTGGTAGGTGTCATCGGCAGCCGTTCGGTGCGCAGTATCACACGTGCTAGTTGCCAGTAGACCATCGGTGTCCATCGGTGTCCAGCTCGACGACGAGTAGCACCCGATAGGTTACGATCTGTTAGTTCCTGTAGCTCGCGTGTAAACAAAAAGTGCCTGCTCCGACGAGCAAGTGAGCAAGATGTTGCCCGCCATTGAAGACAGTGCACGGTGGATCACACGGATCGTGATCGGGGCGATCGTTATCGGGACCGTTCTTGCCGATAGCAATGGTAAGTGAACCGTCCGTAACCTTCGTGAGTGAGTGATGAGTGATGAGGTGACCCGCAATCGCTGTAGGGTCAAATCCGCTTTGCTCCGAGGCCGGTTGGCCAAGTTTCGTATTAGACAAGCTGTCTACCGACACCGATCTGCAGCGTAGTTTCAGAAACTTGATCGCTTCCAAGGCTGTCGAAACGGTTGTTACTGCTTGAGTGCTGTCTGGTCCTGGTATTCTTGGTTGGTAGTTTATCAAGTTCCAGATCGAGTGTTCGTTCGTGCGCATCTCGTACCTCATCAACCTCCGACCGTGTTGAAAATCCTTACAAGATTCGCCCTAACGGTGGAAGTGATGTCAGTTTGGAGCTGCCCTTCCCTTGTTCCggggaaaaaacaataaataaactaCGCTAGATGATTAATGGGCATCATCTAACAAACGGACCTTCCAACAATTTCTACCACCAATGTATCCGGCTTTCTATAAGCCTCCGGAGCTGTAGTCAAACTTTCATTAGCCATGCCATGCTGATCGATCTCCGCCCGCGCAGTCCAACGATTTTTCCAGAGTGTTCAATGTGATCGCTGCCACTCGTGTCCAGCCGCTAATTAACACTACGTCTTTGATGAACTAAGTCAACAAGCTGTGATAATTCGCTTCGGCGCTAGTCACAACAAAGCACCGGAACAAAATGGCACTTCCCGGGAGATGGTTTTGAATCGTGTTGTTGGAGTCTGTGTCCATTTTGTGCTTAAAAATTTACGAGCACTTTTTGCAAGATAAGCGGTAGCAGCGATTGGCAGTGACTATCAGCGTAATTATTGCGCTAGGGAAAAAGCTTGAAGCTCATCGATTGCTTAAACAGTTGGTTGAAGTTATATGTACCTTCTTTACTCATGATCATGGTCTCACCTCTCATGATCACCTCACAGAGATAGAAAAAACATTCGCCAATAATTCCAGCTGATCTTGCATTGAAGAAGTTGTTGCTATGCCTCAAGGATTTCGCAATGGAGCTTCTCAAGGGTGATCTTTTAAGTTCCATACCAGTGTTCGCGGTCTTTATAGACAATAGGGACTTCAAcgatacttcttcttcttccttggctctCCAGGATGATAGTCAGCCCTGGATACAGTCCGTGGCGGTCcgcatgggatttgagccccgatcctgccgtgtaaagaccagcgccgctgtcgtcTCGGCCACCACAAAGATGATCAGTAGGATGTTGCTACCTCGCAAGGATCTCCAAATCGAGATTGTGGAGAGTTACCATAGCTTTCTTCGTGCAATTTATCCATGTTAGTCACATTGTTCCCTCCATGTGAATTATTCCCACCAGAGAAAGATaattttttccctcccattaAACTCCATCAAGACTGTCAAGTCTCACTCATTTTGCCCATTGAATGGATGATGATTGAGACCTGTTTGATGGTCTTCGAATCGACGATTCATCGTCAATTAACGGCTCGCTCATTGGCCATCCTTCTTCCAGCGGTGTCCATCTTATCTTTCTTGAACCTCTGAGCTCTATCCTTTCTCCTATTACATCTTCCACGCGTAGAACTCGCCGAGCAGAGGTTTTGTAGATGCTTCAGGTTAGGTTCTGAACCTAGATAAGAGATATCAAAACTTCATCAGAATACATGGAAATGGAGCTTCATTCAGAGTTCCTTGCAGGGAACGTTGTTGTTACTAACCCCCCGCTAAACATATGCATCGGTACCGATTTCGATCACGAATTCCGCATCGTCAACCGCAATTGCTTTGCACAATCCACTCACCACACACTCCCAGTTGCCCATCGCGCACACCAAAGACCGATCCTCTTCATCAAAAACCTGTTATGCGCGATTCTGTGCGTTTCCTTTGTTGCTCACCGGCAGTAAGATGCGCGACGTCTCTCTAAACTTAGAGCGAGCAGTCTTTGCGTCTTTGATTATGCAAATGTGAAACCAATCCAATGTCATGCCGCTGATCGCACAGTAGTATTTTTGGGAAGGATATGCAAGAAAGGACACCATTTTTCCTGACATTTATTATCCTACCCGAAACCTGTTCCTTGCGTACAAGTTACATCGATTGAAGATAGCATTTAGGAGCATTCACCCATTTACATAAAACTTTGGCACGATATTCTTTACGATGGTGTGATCAATAAACGATTATCGATAGCCCGAGACACGTGTTTCTGACGCAAACGCAGCTAATGAAGTGTCATTTAAAGTAAACGATCTTGGCTCATTCGCCCAATCGTGTGAGTTTCTTTGTTAACTGGCCTAATTTATTCGCTAAACTTGTTTTATCGCCCGAAAATCTGGTTTTGTTTAAACGTGATCCTCTTATCTACTTTAAAAAAACGGAATCAAATGTCAGATCGACGCCAACACTCGATAACGTTCCAGGAAGGCCTTCAGAACGCGCCGAATTAAAATAGTCCTTGAGTCCGTCGTACCGGCTTATTAATTCCTTATAACTGACTCTCCATTATGCAGTTGGTGAATCCTGTGCGTACGGCAACGATCCCGGCATCTGTCTCGATTACAGCGTCTGCCGGCCGCTGCTCGAACAATCGCGGATAGTGAAGATCTGTGGCTACACACCGCAGCAGGCGGTCGTCTGCTGTCCGGTCGACTACAAGCAGCGCCTGCAGCAGCTCCTGTACAACCCAAGCCAGCGTGTTAGTGAACGAAGTAAGTTTCTCGCCCATTGTCGTGTCCGCCACTGTCCATTACTGACACTGTTCTCTTCAACCCTTGCAGAATGTCGCGAGTATCAGGCCCCATCCAGTTCCGGTCTGCTGCTCGGCTCCCTGGCGGTCGGATCGTCGGTGGTGAAGCTGAAACCACGCAAACAGTGTCCGACCGATCAGAACCTTATCGTCGGTGGTAAGGCGGCCCGGTACGGTGAGTTCCCGCACATGGCCCGGCTGGCGATGCCGAACGACAACGGCGATATGACGTTCCGGTGCGGTGGTACGCTCATCAGCGACCGGTGGGTCATGACCGCAGCACACTGCATCGAGTCGCAAAGGATTATGGTGCGGCTGGGTGAGCTCAAGGAGGTGGACGATGAGTTTGGCGAGCCGGTCGACGAATGGGTGGTGGAGATAGTGAAGCACCCCAACTACAAACCACGCACCGTCTACAACGATATCGCACTGCTGAAGCTAGCGAACCCGGTGTCCTTTTCGTTCCGTGTGCGGCCAGCCTGCCTGTACACCGAGCCAACGGTCGAGCGTGCGAAAGCGGTCGCCATCGGGTTTGGTTCGACGGAAGCATGTAAGTGTTGGCAGCTAAATCTAACATCTTCATCAGCTTAAGGGAACGCCTCGGTAGGATAACCTAGTtgccgaaaccgaaaccggtATTCGAAGCGGCCGCTGCAGAGGAGGTGGGTGCCTCTAAGGCTGGGTTGGACATGTTTATGAGAGATCATCAAATTTGCACCTGCCAAAAACGTCGCGCCGGAACCGGTTTCCCACTTTGCTTCCACTTCCCGTTCATGTCGTACCGGTCGCACTATGGAGCAGGCttaatttaaatcaatcaaGCATCGGTAACGAACAGCAATACCGGTTTATGACCGTCACAGTTGTTTTTGACGGTGACAGCTTGCGTATTGT from Anopheles stephensi strain Indian chromosome 2, UCI_ANSTEP_V1.0, whole genome shotgun sequence includes the following:
- the LOC118502872 gene encoding serine protease snake-like, with amino-acid sequence MLPAIEDSARWITRIVIGAIVIGTVLADSNVGESCAYGNDPGICLDYSVCRPLLEQSRIVKICGYTPQQAVVCCPVDYKQRLQQLLYNPSQRVSERKCREYQAPSSSGLLLGSLAVGSSVVKLKPRKQCPTDQNLIVGGKAARYGEFPHMARLAMPNDNGDMTFRCGGTLISDRWVMTAAHCIESQRIMVRLGELKEVDDEFGEPVDEWVVEIVKHPNYKPRTVYNDIALLKLANPVSFSFRVRPACLYTEPTVERAKAVAIGFGSTEAYGDGSKELLKVSLDLYTTPACAQYFQRNRRVPQGLRSTHLCAGYAAGGRDTCTGDSGGPLQISSSDEACFAQIVGITSFGIGCGSATPGIYTRVSEYVDWIEEIVWPSERLPLTEGLRFS